Proteins co-encoded in one Waddlia chondrophila WSU 86-1044 genomic window:
- a CDS encoding ABC transporter ATP-binding protein has product MKKLFLSALGNPKHRSLFIFTVFAMCALTIATQLEVLAIGVMTKKGPDAFELFAPIKEGALQRVDAIDRKTVDERWGEMTHSDILTKEEARDFIANMKSSDRIQQAINVIDRYFPISNSLRHLAIVLVFVALFKAVTLFAHRFATRVLAIRVSRDLRQEYFEHIQSMPMEFYQNYNIGSLSSRVVGDSSMIAEAVTAVLTNYLQTPFTVVSTLILCFYTSWQLSLIVFLGFPLIVIPIVYISGRVRKISRQIQQNQEQFTSVLIDFLSGIQTVKVFSMEDFSLKKYKEQNEQMARLEKKSARYDLSSRPVVHTIAMSFLSISMLWGLYVLKLSVSEALFFCGLLYVFYEPVKKFAEENSRIQRGIAAADRMYDVMSVKPCITDRPDAVKLTEFKESIEFDNVSFRYGNEWILNNLSFSVKKGETVAIVGPTGAGKSTIVQLIPRLYEPQSGEIRIDGLPIESYTQKSLRDQIAFVPQRPFLFIDTVAANVSFGCPYTLEKVKEAAVKAHAHEFIERLPNRYDSILSETGKNLSGGQQQRLAIARALFKDAPILILDEATSALDTVSEHGIKTAIAALRGQMTQIIIAHRLTTIEDADKIIYLEGGQKIAEGTKDELLKCCPGFRQMWNAMHQSSGQRELAHAL; this is encoded by the coding sequence ATGAAAAAATTATTTCTTTCGGCATTGGGAAATCCTAAGCATCGTTCTCTCTTCATTTTTACAGTATTTGCCATGTGTGCGTTAACAATTGCAACGCAGTTGGAAGTATTAGCGATCGGTGTGATGACCAAAAAAGGTCCTGATGCTTTCGAATTATTTGCACCGATCAAAGAGGGGGCGCTGCAGCGTGTCGATGCCATCGATAGGAAAACGGTGGATGAGCGTTGGGGCGAGATGACCCATTCTGATATTTTGACAAAAGAGGAAGCGCGCGACTTCATTGCCAATATGAAGAGCAGCGATCGTATTCAGCAAGCAATTAACGTCATCGATCGCTATTTTCCGATCTCAAACAGCTTGCGTCATTTAGCGATTGTCTTGGTATTTGTTGCACTTTTTAAAGCGGTTACCCTTTTTGCTCACCGATTTGCAACCCGCGTGCTTGCGATTCGGGTGAGCCGCGATCTTAGACAAGAGTATTTCGAGCATATCCAGTCGATGCCGATGGAGTTTTATCAAAACTACAACATCGGTTCACTTTCGTCGAGAGTCGTTGGAGACTCTTCAATGATTGCCGAGGCTGTAACAGCAGTGTTGACAAACTATCTGCAAACACCTTTTACAGTGGTGTCTACCTTGATTCTCTGCTTTTACACATCGTGGCAGCTTTCTTTGATCGTTTTTCTTGGATTTCCGTTGATCGTCATTCCGATCGTCTATATCTCAGGACGAGTGCGAAAAATTTCCAGGCAGATTCAGCAGAATCAAGAACAGTTCACTTCTGTCCTTATCGACTTTTTATCGGGAATCCAAACAGTCAAAGTTTTTTCTATGGAAGATTTCTCCTTGAAAAAATACAAGGAGCAAAATGAGCAGATGGCCAGGCTTGAGAAAAAAAGCGCCCGTTACGATCTTTCGTCCAGACCGGTTGTGCATACGATTGCGATGTCCTTCCTCTCCATATCTATGCTTTGGGGGTTGTATGTTTTGAAGCTTAGTGTATCGGAAGCGCTTTTCTTTTGCGGGTTGCTGTATGTTTTTTATGAGCCTGTTAAAAAATTCGCTGAAGAAAATAGCCGGATTCAAAGAGGAATTGCTGCTGCCGATCGCATGTATGATGTGATGTCGGTCAAACCCTGCATTACAGACAGGCCGGACGCGGTGAAATTGACCGAGTTTAAAGAGTCGATAGAGTTTGACAATGTCAGTTTTCGATATGGCAATGAATGGATTTTGAACAACCTTAGTTTTTCTGTAAAAAAAGGGGAGACAGTTGCGATTGTCGGGCCTACAGGCGCAGGAAAGTCAACCATTGTCCAGCTGATTCCGAGGCTCTATGAACCGCAGTCAGGTGAAATTCGCATTGACGGCCTCCCCATCGAGTCGTATACCCAAAAATCACTGAGGGATCAGATCGCTTTTGTGCCGCAAAGACCCTTTTTATTTATCGATACTGTGGCGGCGAATGTCTCTTTTGGATGTCCCTATACATTGGAAAAGGTAAAAGAGGCTGCTGTCAAAGCGCATGCCCATGAGTTTATCGAGCGTCTTCCGAATAGATATGACTCCATCCTTTCAGAAACAGGAAAGAACCTCTCCGGAGGCCAGCAGCAGCGTTTGGCTATTGCTCGGGCCCTATTTAAGGATGCCCCTATTCTGATTTTAGACGAGGCTACATCGGCACTTGATACAGTGAGCGAACATGGCATTAAAACGGCGATCGCAGCGCTTAGAGGGCAGATGACTCAGATTATCATTGCTCACCGTCTGACCACGATTGAAGATGCAGATAAGATCATCTACCTTGAGGGAGGGCAAAAGATTGCTGAGGGAACTAAGGATGAGCTCTTGAAGTGCTGCCCAGGCTTTCGTCAGATGTGGAACGCGATGCATCAATCAAGCGGTCAGAGAGAGCTTGCGCATGCGTTGTAA
- the ytxJ gene encoding bacillithiol system redox-active protein YtxJ, giving the protein MIEVTSTLQLKSLLEENQAKTFFIFKHSTRCPVSAMAFAEFERFSGKHQEVICAFVKVIEHRDVSDLIAELTGVVHQSPQVFLFDKGELLWNASHSDIREESMAAHLS; this is encoded by the coding sequence ATGATCGAAGTGACGAGCACCTTGCAGCTGAAGAGCCTGCTTGAAGAAAATCAAGCGAAAACTTTTTTTATATTCAAACATAGCACCCGTTGTCCGGTCAGTGCGATGGCATTTGCAGAGTTTGAACGGTTTTCAGGAAAGCACCAAGAGGTGATTTGCGCATTTGTTAAAGTCATTGAACATAGAGATGTCAGTGATTTAATCGCAGAATTGACCGGAGTTGTCCATCAGAGTCCTCAAGTTTTTTTGTTTGACAAAGGAGAGCTGCTTTGGAATGCCTCCCACTCAGATATTCGTGAAGAGTCGATGGCGGCACATTTATCTTAA
- a CDS encoding acetyl-CoA carboxylase carboxyltransferase subunit alpha, with amino-acid sequence MKDILPHEKQIFEYIKTIDHLKKQNQNNPLFNSEIIKLEEKLEELKEKVYGELTAWERVGICRHPQRPKTLDYIKNICDSFVELHGDRLYRDDPSIVGGLATINGMKCVIVGQEKGNDTESRVKRNFGMLHPEGFRKAFRLMKMAERFCLPIVSLLDTPGAYPGLEAEERGQGWAIAHNLKEMSLIKTPIIVLVIGEGCSGGALGMGIGDVIGMLEHSYYSVISPEGCASILWKDASKNVEASSALKLNAEYLQKFGMIDEIIPEPLGGAHHQPEVVYESVIKFINEHYQVLKRIPSELLLEQRYLKFRNMGEFQKEELEEYDRSDEHLAAEEPA; translated from the coding sequence ATGAAAGATATTTTGCCTCATGAAAAACAAATTTTTGAATATATCAAAACGATCGACCATTTAAAGAAGCAAAATCAGAATAATCCGCTTTTCAATTCCGAAATTATCAAGCTGGAAGAGAAGCTTGAAGAGCTCAAAGAAAAGGTTTACGGAGAGTTGACGGCATGGGAAAGGGTTGGCATCTGCCGCCATCCACAGAGACCTAAGACGCTGGATTATATCAAAAATATTTGCGACTCTTTCGTTGAATTGCATGGCGACCGTTTATACCGCGACGATCCTTCGATTGTGGGGGGATTGGCGACAATCAACGGAATGAAGTGTGTCATCGTCGGGCAGGAAAAAGGGAATGATACCGAAAGCCGTGTCAAACGCAACTTTGGCATGCTTCACCCTGAAGGTTTTCGCAAAGCTTTTCGATTGATGAAAATGGCGGAACGGTTCTGCCTGCCGATCGTCTCTTTGCTCGATACGCCTGGAGCATATCCAGGTTTAGAGGCTGAAGAAAGAGGACAGGGCTGGGCGATTGCGCATAATCTTAAGGAGATGTCTCTGATTAAAACTCCGATTATAGTACTTGTCATCGGAGAAGGATGTTCGGGAGGCGCTTTGGGCATGGGAATTGGCGATGTGATCGGAATGCTTGAGCATTCCTACTATTCCGTGATCTCTCCAGAAGGCTGTGCTTCAATCCTTTGGAAAGATGCATCGAAAAACGTGGAGGCGTCTTCTGCCCTGAAGCTGAACGCCGAATATTTGCAGAAATTTGGAATGATTGATGAAATTATTCCTGAGCCTTTAGGCGGAGCGCATCATCAACCTGAAGTTGTCTATGAAAGTGTCATCAAATTCATTAATGAACATTACCAGGTCTTAAAACGGATCCCTTCCGAATTGCTTTTGGAGCAGCGTTATCTCAAATTCCGAAACATGGGTGAATTTCAAAAAGAGGAGTTGGAAGAATATGATCGAAGTGACGAGCACCTTGCAGCTGAAGAGCCTGCTTGA
- the queC gene encoding 7-cyano-7-deazaguanine synthase QueC, producing MRCKQALVVHSGGMDSSLCLKLAIDRHGADQVLSISFRYGQRHSNELVQAAKICRDWGVDHCVIQLDCLQEITDNALMNTEIAIEHSQGRPPNTLVLGRNGLMARLAAIHANHLGAEKIYMGVIEVEGANSGYRDCSRDYMDLMEKILRIDLDNPRFEIVTPIVQMTKCQTMALADQLGVLDYLLKETITCYEGIGGRGCQHCPACKLRNEGADRYKRLSIGYVLTKN from the coding sequence ATGCGTTGTAAACAGGCATTAGTGGTTCACTCTGGCGGAATGGATTCTTCTCTTTGCCTTAAGTTGGCAATCGACCGCCATGGAGCCGATCAGGTGTTGTCTATTTCTTTTCGCTATGGGCAGCGGCATTCCAATGAACTTGTCCAAGCTGCAAAAATTTGCAGAGATTGGGGGGTAGACCACTGCGTTATTCAGTTGGATTGCCTGCAGGAGATCACTGATAACGCGCTGATGAACACCGAAATTGCAATCGAGCATTCTCAAGGCAGGCCGCCTAATACGTTGGTTTTAGGGCGGAATGGATTAATGGCGCGTCTGGCAGCGATCCATGCCAATCATCTAGGAGCAGAAAAAATCTACATGGGAGTGATCGAGGTGGAGGGGGCTAATTCCGGCTATAGAGACTGTTCAAGAGATTATATGGATCTAATGGAGAAAATTTTGCGGATAGATTTAGACAATCCGCGGTTTGAAATTGTGACGCCGATTGTACAGATGACAAAATGCCAGACAATGGCGCTCGCTGATCAATTAGGGGTTTTGGATTACTTATTGAAAGAGACGATTACTTGCTATGAAGGAATTGGGGGAAGAGGGTGTCAGCATTGCCCTGCCTGCAAGCTCCGCAATGAAGGGGCTGATCGGTATAAACGTTTATCAATTGGTTATGTCTTAACAAAAAATTAA
- a CDS encoding L,D-transpeptidase: MSFPKLLAIITVLLFGSIAIAAIFKKKEISDPLAETEIVLAPVSIEEDPLVTDAVKEEKSLELLAAASTEETAQEVPEADRIDEFFNTRGQKFPIVETITYKKKVPWLKGRAAWIADYASHYKTSRHFIARSLNGKPLYDKQDVVDGDRFNVFKEDKNLSFYLLVDLQRSKMWFYYLDEESNDRVLVKTYQVGLGRLEKDYESGSLTPLGKYSLGEKVAVYRPKTMGFHQGDKVEMVRIFGTRWIPFEEELDHCTAPAKGFGIHGLPLMPNAKGELVENSDTLGKYESDGCIRLATKDMEELFSVIITKPAVIEIVKNFHDAKLPGKESRG; encoded by the coding sequence ATGTCTTTTCCTAAGTTATTGGCTATTATAACTGTGTTGTTATTCGGGTCGATTGCTATTGCTGCAATTTTCAAGAAAAAAGAGATCAGCGATCCCTTGGCTGAGACAGAAATTGTTCTTGCTCCTGTCAGCATAGAGGAAGATCCTTTGGTGACCGACGCTGTAAAAGAAGAGAAATCTCTGGAATTATTGGCAGCGGCTTCAACTGAAGAAACCGCACAAGAAGTTCCTGAAGCGGATCGGATTGATGAGTTTTTCAATACTAGAGGGCAGAAATTTCCCATTGTGGAGACAATCACATATAAGAAGAAAGTTCCTTGGTTAAAGGGGCGTGCGGCTTGGATTGCTGATTATGCCTCCCACTACAAGACCTCCCGTCACTTTATTGCCCGCAGTCTCAATGGAAAACCCTTATACGATAAGCAAGATGTTGTCGACGGCGATCGCTTCAATGTTTTTAAAGAAGACAAGAACCTTTCTTTTTATCTTCTGGTCGATCTGCAGCGCAGCAAGATGTGGTTTTACTATTTAGATGAAGAGAGCAACGACCGGGTTTTAGTCAAGACCTATCAGGTCGGATTGGGAAGATTGGAAAAAGATTACGAGTCTGGAAGCCTCACTCCTTTGGGCAAGTATTCCCTAGGGGAAAAAGTCGCTGTTTATCGTCCAAAAACGATGGGATTTCATCAAGGGGATAAAGTTGAAATGGTTCGCATCTTTGGCACACGCTGGATCCCTTTTGAGGAGGAATTGGATCACTGCACAGCTCCTGCTAAAGGATTCGGAATTCATGGACTGCCTTTAATGCCTAACGCGAAAGGAGAGCTGGTTGAAAACAGTGATACTCTTGGAAAATATGAGAGTGATGGATGCATTCGGTTGGCAACCAAGGATATGGAGGAACTGTTTTCTGTGATTATAACTAAGCCCGCCGTGATTGAAATTGTGAAAAATTTCCACGATGCAAAGCTCCCCGGCAAAGAATCTAGAGGTTAA